From Struthio camelus isolate bStrCam1 chromosome 7, bStrCam1.hap1, whole genome shotgun sequence, a single genomic window includes:
- the LOC104145991 gene encoding interferon-induced protein with tetratricopeptide repeats 5-like produces MSILSKNDIKSTLLQLECHFTWILLKEDVDLDNLKDTTGDHIEFHLTKSKVASYNMLSYVCHLKHLNEDALKNLQKAEEEVEKNHPNETDRRSLVTWGNYAWIYYYMNRYKEAQTYLSKVEDTCKKLSSTARYKIQLPEIYAEKGWALLRFGRTYYGRAKECFENALKEEPNNPECNAGRAIAMYRLQNVSWQSCKDEKSSLEPLRRAVELNPNDTSLVALLALKLQDLNLVDEGERYIEEAMKKTPDFPFFLRYAAKFYRRKGDLDKALASLKKALALTPTSSFLHHQAGLCYRRKLIQLEKAGKHAPRKQVEELIQLCIFHFKIAIEQKSIFFVAYYDLANMYAKENKYQEAEETFHKAFQLIDRHTADKQELCYHYGHFQYLYRKSESEAIKYYTEGLKIEIDSFARTNCKTALKKLLEQRIQRGSADAAAFSTLGFIHQLNSQKLQAIKCYEKALELDPENEEYLSALCKLRFSI; encoded by the exons ATGAG TATCCTTTCCAAGAATGACATCAAGAGCACCCTGCTGCAACTGGAATGTCATTTTACATGGATTTTGCTGAAGGAGGATGTGGATCTTGATAACCTAAAGGACACAACAGGCGATCATATTGAGTTTCACCTTACAAAATCCAAAGTTGCAAGTTATAATATGCTATCATACGTGTGTCACCTAAAGCACTTAAATGAGGATGCCCTGAAAAATCTACAAAAAGCTGAAGAAGAAGTTGAAAAAAATCATCCAAATGAAACTGACAGGAGAAGTCTGGTTACCTGGGGGAACTATGCTTGGATTTATTACTACATGAACAGATACAAAGAAGCTCAAACCTATTTAAGCAAAGTGGAAGACACCTGCAAAAAGCTTTCAAGCACTGCTCGCTATAAGATTCAGCTTCCAGAGATCTATGCTGAAAAAGGGTGGGCATTATTAAGGTTTGGGAGAACATACTATGGCAGAGCAAAGGAGtgttttgaaaatgctttgaagGAAGAACCTAACAACCCAGAATGTAATGCTGGCCGTGCAATAGCAATGTATCGTTTGCAAAATGTGTCTTGGCAAAGCTGTAAAGATGAAAAATCATCCCTGGAACCCCTGAGGCGTGCAGTGGAACTGAATCCAAATGATACCTCTCTTGTGGCATTACTTGCATTAAAACTTCAGGATTTAAATCTAGTTGATGAAGGGGAGAGATACATTgaagaagcaatgaaaaaaacccctgatttccctttttttctgcgATATGCTGCTAAATTTTATAGAAGAAAAGGAGACTTAGATAAGGCACTGGCGTCGCTGAAAAAAGCCCTAGCACTGACACCAACAAGTAGCTTTTTGCATCACCAGGCAGGACTCTGCTACAGAAGAAAACTGATTCAACTGGAAAAGGCTGGAAAACATGCACCCAGAAAGCAAGTGGAAGAACTCATTcaactttgcatttttcattttaaaatagcaattgAGCAGAAGTCAATATTTTTTGTTGCCTACTATGACCTAGCAAATAtgtatgcaaaagaaaataagtatcAAGAAGCAGAAGAGACATTTCATAAAGCATTTCAATTGATAGATCGACACACTGCAGATAAACAAGAACTCTGCTACCATTATGGACATTTTCAGTATCTTTACAGGAAATCAGAATCTGAAGCTATTAAATATTACACAGAAGGGCTGAAAATTGAGATTGATTCCTTTGCTAGAACTAACTGCAAAACTGCTCTGAAGAAACTGTTGGAACAGAGAATTCAGAGAGGTTCAGCAGATGCAGCAGCTTTTAGCACACTTGGATTCATTCATCAACTAAACAGTCAGAAACTGCAGGCAATTAAGTGCTATGAGAAAGCCCTGGAACTGGATCCTGAAAATGAAGAATATCTGAGTGCATTGTGCAAGCTACGATTTTCCATCTGA